One Peterkaempfera bronchialis DNA window includes the following coding sequences:
- a CDS encoding MurR/RpiR family transcriptional regulator: MERNSEELAAQVRAHLPELRDAEARVARVVLDQGADLVHLSVSDVAALAGTAPSSVVRACQRMGFRGYQELKIAAARQAPRTRPSEDRDPATRAISDTVHAAREALGGLAATLSATELRQAADALHRATRVLVVGAGLSGAVVTDAAYRLRALGCAVDAPADPITAQLAAGLLPDSAVCLAVSHTGATRSTVDAARRARAAGAGVIAVTSYAHSPLSETSSWTLVAGGQDLVFGLETVASRLAHLAAIDALTLTLLALRGADAERALELSADVTADHAY, from the coding sequence ATGGAACGGAATTCCGAGGAACTCGCCGCCCAGGTCCGCGCACACCTGCCGGAGCTGCGCGACGCCGAGGCCCGCGTCGCCCGGGTGGTCCTCGACCAGGGCGCGGACCTGGTGCACCTCAGCGTCAGCGATGTCGCCGCGCTGGCCGGTACCGCACCGTCCTCCGTGGTCCGCGCCTGCCAGCGGATGGGTTTCCGGGGCTACCAGGAGCTGAAGATCGCCGCAGCGCGCCAGGCCCCCCGCACCCGCCCCTCCGAGGACCGGGACCCCGCCACCCGCGCGATCAGCGACACCGTGCACGCCGCCCGGGAGGCGCTGGGCGGGCTGGCGGCCACCCTCTCCGCGACCGAGCTGCGCCAGGCGGCGGACGCCCTGCACCGGGCGACCCGCGTCCTGGTCGTCGGTGCGGGGCTGTCCGGCGCGGTGGTCACCGATGCCGCCTACCGGCTGCGCGCACTGGGCTGCGCCGTCGACGCACCCGCCGACCCGATCACCGCGCAACTGGCCGCCGGGCTGCTGCCCGACTCCGCCGTCTGCCTGGCCGTCAGCCACACCGGCGCCACCCGCAGCACGGTCGACGCCGCCCGCCGGGCGCGCGCGGCAGGGGCGGGCGTCATCGCCGTGACCAGCTACGCCCACTCACCGCTGAGCGAGACCAGCAGCTGGACATTGGTCGCCGGTGGCCAGGACCTCGTCTTCGGGCTGGAGACCGTCGCCAGCCGACTCGCCCACCTCGCCGCGATCGACGCCCTGACCCTGACCCTGCTGGCGCTGCGCGGCGCCGACGCCGAACGGGCCCTGGAGCTGTCGGCGGACGTCACGGCCGACCATGCGTACTGA
- the thiO gene encoding glycine oxidase ThiO has translation MVRTETDVLVVGGGIIGLAVAWQTAQRGLSVAVLDPDPGHGAAQVAAGMLAPVTELQYGEEPLLRLGMASNARYAAFAAELEEVSGLSTGYRACGTLAVALDSDDRAELLELYAFHQRLGLDSTWLTGREARRLEPMLAPSVRGGLHVAEDHQVDGRRVGAALVAACRRAGVRLVPAAAARLTVRSDRATGAVADSGEEFTADQVVLAAGSRSHLLPGLPDGVLPPVRPVKGQVVRLRVPPVYAPFLSRNVRAVVRGCHIYLVPREDGELVIGATTEELGYDTTVTAGGVYELLRDAHELIPGITELPLVETGAGLRPGSPDNAPLLGPTALPGLVAATGHHRNGVLLTPVTGDLIAEYLATGRLPELAAPFLTSRFSRTPTLAQEVLR, from the coding sequence TTGGTACGCACAGAGACGGATGTACTGGTCGTCGGCGGCGGGATCATCGGCCTCGCCGTGGCCTGGCAGACGGCGCAGCGCGGCCTCTCGGTGGCGGTGCTGGACCCCGACCCCGGCCATGGGGCCGCGCAGGTCGCCGCCGGGATGCTGGCACCGGTCACCGAGTTGCAGTACGGCGAGGAGCCGCTGCTGCGGCTGGGCATGGCCTCCAATGCGCGGTACGCGGCCTTCGCCGCCGAGCTGGAGGAGGTGTCCGGGCTCTCCACCGGCTACCGCGCCTGCGGCACCCTCGCGGTGGCGCTGGACTCCGACGACCGGGCGGAGCTGCTGGAGCTGTACGCCTTCCACCAGCGGCTCGGCCTGGACTCGACCTGGCTGACCGGCCGCGAGGCCCGCCGGCTGGAGCCGATGCTGGCGCCGTCCGTACGCGGCGGCCTGCATGTGGCCGAGGACCACCAGGTGGACGGCCGCCGGGTGGGCGCCGCCCTGGTGGCGGCGTGCCGCCGGGCCGGGGTGCGGCTGGTCCCGGCCGCCGCCGCGCGGCTCACCGTGCGGTCGGACCGGGCGACCGGGGCGGTGGCCGACTCCGGTGAGGAGTTCACCGCCGACCAGGTGGTGCTGGCGGCGGGCAGCCGCAGCCATCTGCTGCCGGGCCTGCCCGACGGTGTGCTGCCGCCGGTGCGCCCGGTGAAGGGCCAGGTGGTGCGGCTGCGGGTGCCGCCGGTGTACGCGCCGTTCCTCTCCCGCAATGTCCGGGCGGTGGTGCGCGGCTGCCATATCTACCTGGTGCCGCGCGAGGACGGCGAGCTGGTGATCGGCGCCACCACCGAGGAGCTGGGGTACGACACCACGGTGACGGCGGGCGGGGTGTACGAGCTGCTGCGCGACGCCCATGAGCTGATCCCCGGCATCACCGAGCTGCCGCTGGTGGAGACCGGCGCCGGGCTGCGTCCCGGCTCGCCCGACAACGCCCCGCTGCTGGGCCCCACGGCGCTGCCGGGCCTGGTCGCCGCCACCGGCCACCACCGCAACGGGGTGCTGCTGACCCCGGTCACCGGCGACCTGATCGCCGAGTACCTGGCCACCGGTCGGCTGCCCGAGCTGGCCGCACCCTTCCTGACCAGCCGTTTCTCCCGTACCCCGACCCTCGCCCAGGAGGTCCTGCGATGA
- a CDS encoding carbohydrate ABC transporter permease, which translates to MHSDPARGRAASPMAAPASFRWTRRIVLTVLTVFTVTPVLVMVSSSLKPLEDVQGPFRWIPSGFTLRPYVDIWHTVPLAHYFVNSLIVSVSSTVCSVTVAILAAYAVSRYTFRGRRVFTVTVLSTQMFPGILFLLPLFLLFVNIGNATGVALYGSRGGLILTYLTFSLPFSIWMLVGYLDSIPRDLDEAALVDGCGPIRALVRIIIPAARPGIIAVAVYAFMTAWGEVLFASVLTSEETRTLAVGLQGYATQTDVYWNQVMAASLVVSVPVVAGFLLLQRYLVAGLTAGAVK; encoded by the coding sequence ACCAGACGGATCGTGCTCACCGTGCTGACGGTCTTCACCGTGACCCCGGTGCTGGTGATGGTGAGCTCGTCGCTGAAGCCGCTGGAGGACGTCCAGGGACCGTTCCGCTGGATACCGAGCGGCTTCACACTCCGCCCCTATGTGGACATCTGGCACACCGTGCCGCTGGCCCACTACTTCGTCAACTCGCTGATCGTGTCGGTCTCCTCGACCGTCTGCTCGGTGACGGTGGCGATCCTCGCCGCCTACGCGGTGAGCCGGTACACCTTCCGGGGCCGCCGGGTGTTCACCGTGACGGTGCTCTCCACCCAGATGTTCCCGGGCATCCTCTTCCTGCTGCCGCTCTTCCTGCTCTTCGTCAACATCGGCAATGCCACCGGGGTCGCGCTCTACGGCAGCCGGGGCGGGCTGATCCTCACCTACCTCACCTTCTCGCTGCCGTTCTCCATCTGGATGCTGGTCGGCTACCTGGACTCCATCCCGCGCGACCTCGACGAGGCGGCCCTGGTGGACGGCTGCGGGCCGATCCGCGCCCTGGTGCGGATCATCATCCCGGCCGCCCGGCCCGGCATCATCGCGGTCGCCGTGTACGCCTTCATGACCGCCTGGGGCGAGGTGCTCTTCGCCTCGGTGCTCACCAGCGAGGAGACCCGGACCCTCGCCGTCGGACTCCAGGGCTACGCCACCCAGACCGATGTCTACTGGAACCAGGTCATGGCCGCGTCGCTGGTCGTCAGCGTGCCGGTGGTCGCCGGGTTCCTGCTGTTGCAGCGCTATCTCGTCGCCGGGCTCACCGCCGGCGCCGTCAAGTGA
- a CDS encoding EamA family transporter, producing MLQGPALPLIAWARRGRALTARLRPVCGRGLTGGVLSLLAYGLVVWAQARGNLATIAALRETSIVIAALIGTLVFRERFGHLRLAASATVLAGIAVLELAHP from the coding sequence CTGCTCCAGGGCCCGGCCCTGCCGCTGATCGCCTGGGCTCGGCGGGGCCGCGCACTGACCGCCCGGCTCAGGCCCGTCTGCGGGCGCGGCCTCACCGGAGGGGTGCTCTCCCTGCTGGCCTACGGACTCGTGGTCTGGGCGCAGGCCCGGGGCAACCTCGCCACCATCGCGGCGCTGCGCGAGACCAGCATCGTCATCGCCGCCCTGATCGGCACCCTGGTCTTCCGGGAGCGCTTCGGCCACCTGCGCCTCGCGGCCAGCGCCACCGTCCTGGCCGGTATCGCCGTGCTGGAGCTCGCCCATCCCTGA
- the pknB gene encoding Stk1 family PASTA domain-containing Ser/Thr kinase, whose product MDTTLHDPLIGALLDGRYRVEQRLAVGGMATVYRGTDTRLDRVLALKVMHPALAADAEFTSRFIREAKAVARLSHPNVVNVFDQGADGSHVFLAMEYVPGCTLRDVLRDRGALSIRAALDILEPVLAALGAAHRAGLVHRDVKPENVLITEGGLVKVADFGLVRTVAGDSAQTGSTPLGTVIGSVSYLSPEQIQQRPADPRSDVYACGILLYEMLTGRKPHSGDSPAQIIQRHLSEDVPPPSLAVPGLPRDLDAVVTSATAREPGRRPYDAVELLAALQRLRRTLAPAQLDAEPPASSRSTPQYSTSEPTTMLPAVPGGAGAPEPTSVLELPSDLVMPQSRPYDEPSPYAEPSPYDEAPRPRRSRRGPITVAVLTALVVAVGLATWLLSGALYATTPSVLGLGRDAASARLSAAGLTASFTEAFSETVARGQVIESDPGPGARTRKDDPVKVVLSKGPERIAVPRLAGRPLDEARRQLTDVGLAPGTTTADFSDALPPGAVISSSPEAGRELARETPVSLVVSKGPAPLPVPPVVGLRVDEAQARLTDQGFTVQISPEQVFSDTVDAGSVAAQDPDDRAGPGATVTLTVSKGPQLFPVPDVRGKTEDEATATLQAAGFDVRVVRLNPFGNPAVRNQSPGGDDQKPKGTTVTIVLL is encoded by the coding sequence GTGGACACGACGTTGCACGACCCGCTCATCGGAGCGCTGCTCGACGGCCGCTACCGGGTCGAGCAGCGCCTCGCGGTGGGCGGTATGGCCACCGTCTACCGGGGCACCGACACCCGGCTGGACCGGGTGCTGGCGCTGAAGGTGATGCACCCTGCGCTCGCCGCCGACGCCGAGTTCACCAGCCGCTTCATCCGCGAGGCCAAGGCCGTCGCCCGGCTCTCCCACCCCAATGTGGTCAATGTCTTCGACCAGGGCGCCGACGGCTCCCATGTCTTCCTGGCCATGGAGTACGTGCCGGGCTGCACCCTGCGCGACGTGCTGCGCGACCGGGGCGCGCTCTCCATCCGCGCCGCCCTGGACATCCTGGAGCCGGTCCTGGCCGCGCTGGGCGCCGCCCACCGCGCCGGGCTGGTGCACCGCGACGTCAAGCCGGAGAACGTCCTGATCACCGAGGGCGGCCTGGTGAAGGTCGCCGACTTCGGGCTGGTCCGCACGGTCGCCGGCGACTCCGCGCAGACCGGCTCCACGCCGCTCGGCACGGTGATCGGCAGCGTCTCCTACCTCTCACCCGAGCAGATCCAGCAGCGCCCGGCCGACCCCCGCTCCGATGTGTACGCCTGCGGCATCCTGCTGTACGAGATGCTCACCGGCCGCAAGCCGCACTCCGGCGACTCCCCCGCCCAGATCATCCAGCGGCACCTCAGCGAGGACGTCCCGCCGCCCTCGCTCGCCGTGCCCGGTCTGCCCCGCGACCTCGACGCCGTGGTGACCTCGGCCACCGCCCGCGAGCCGGGGCGCCGCCCGTACGACGCCGTGGAACTGCTGGCCGCGCTCCAGCGGCTGCGCCGCACCCTCGCCCCGGCGCAGCTGGACGCCGAGCCGCCGGCCTCCTCCCGCTCCACCCCGCAGTACTCCACCAGCGAGCCCACCACGATGCTCCCGGCGGTACCCGGCGGCGCGGGCGCCCCCGAGCCCACCAGCGTGCTGGAGCTGCCGTCGGACCTGGTGATGCCGCAGAGCCGCCCGTACGACGAGCCCTCCCCGTACGCCGAGCCGTCCCCGTACGACGAGGCCCCCCGGCCCCGGCGCTCCCGGCGCGGGCCGATCACCGTGGCCGTGCTCACCGCGCTGGTGGTGGCGGTGGGCCTGGCCACCTGGCTGCTCTCCGGCGCCCTGTACGCGACCACGCCCAGCGTGCTGGGGCTGGGCCGGGACGCCGCCTCGGCGCGGCTGAGCGCCGCCGGGCTGACCGCCTCCTTCACCGAGGCGTTCTCCGAGACGGTGGCACGCGGCCAGGTGATCGAGAGCGACCCCGGGCCGGGGGCGCGCACCCGCAAGGACGACCCGGTGAAGGTGGTGCTCTCCAAGGGGCCCGAGCGGATCGCGGTGCCCCGGCTGGCGGGCAGGCCGCTGGACGAGGCCCGCAGGCAGCTCACCGACGTCGGGCTGGCCCCGGGCACCACCACCGCGGACTTCAGCGACGCCCTCCCCCCGGGCGCGGTGATCAGCAGCAGCCCGGAGGCGGGCCGGGAGCTGGCCCGGGAGACACCGGTCTCGCTGGTGGTCAGCAAGGGCCCGGCGCCGCTGCCGGTGCCGCCGGTGGTCGGCCTGCGGGTGGACGAGGCCCAGGCGCGGCTGACCGACCAGGGCTTCACCGTGCAGATCAGCCCCGAGCAGGTCTTCTCCGACACCGTGGACGCCGGCTCGGTCGCCGCCCAGGACCCGGACGACCGCGCGGGACCGGGCGCCACCGTCACCCTGACCGTCTCCAAGGGCCCCCAGCTCTTCCCGGTGCCGGATGTCCGCGGCAAAACGGAGGACGAGGCCACGGCGACCCTCCAGGCGGCCGGCTTCGACGTACGGGTGGTCCGGCTCAACCCCTTCGGCAACCCCGCGGTCCGCAACCAGAGCCCCGGCGGCGACGACCAGAAGCCCAAGGGCACCACCGTCACCATCGTGCTGCTGTGA
- a CDS encoding sulfite oxidase-like oxidoreductase, producing MGQFEHQQQGARPEEADPRLPPGQRTQRGWPVLHYGPVPRFKPLTWQFQVFGATASGEKQSWDHERFCALPRITVHGDLHCVTRFSMLDNEWSGVATRTVLELAPPAPDVTHVMVWAEYGYSSNLRLADFADERSLFATHRGGEPLTVEHGFPVRLIVPQLYAWKGPKWVRAVEYMRADRRGFWEERGYHNLGDPWQEQRYSYQERPGDGPEL from the coding sequence ATGGGGCAGTTCGAACACCAGCAGCAGGGCGCACGGCCTGAAGAGGCCGACCCTCGGCTGCCCCCGGGCCAGCGGACACAGCGCGGCTGGCCGGTGCTGCACTATGGTCCCGTCCCCCGGTTCAAGCCGCTGACCTGGCAGTTTCAGGTCTTCGGCGCCACCGCCTCAGGCGAGAAGCAGAGCTGGGACCATGAGCGGTTCTGCGCCCTGCCCCGCATCACCGTGCACGGCGACCTGCACTGCGTCACCCGGTTCTCCATGCTGGACAACGAATGGAGCGGTGTCGCCACCCGCACCGTGCTGGAACTGGCCCCGCCCGCCCCCGACGTCACCCATGTGATGGTGTGGGCCGAGTACGGATACAGCTCCAACCTGCGGCTGGCCGACTTCGCCGACGAGCGCTCGCTCTTCGCCACCCACCGGGGCGGCGAGCCCCTGACCGTGGAGCACGGCTTTCCGGTGCGCCTGATCGTGCCGCAGCTGTACGCCTGGAAGGGCCCCAAATGGGTGCGCGCGGTGGAGTACATGCGCGCCGACCGGCGAGGCTTCTGGGAGGAGCGCGGCTACCACAACCTCGGTGACCCCTGGCAGGAGCAGCGCTACTCCTACCAGGAGCGCCCCGGGGACGGCCCCGAGCTGTAA
- the thiS gene encoding sulfur carrier protein ThiS translates to MTAPHPPQIALSVNGEPRRVPGGATLADVVATLSSAPSGVAAAVNEAVVPRSAWGATPLAEDDRIEILTAVQGG, encoded by the coding sequence ATGACCGCACCGCACCCCCCGCAGATCGCCCTCTCCGTGAACGGCGAGCCGCGCCGCGTCCCCGGCGGCGCCACCCTCGCCGATGTGGTGGCGACCCTCAGCAGCGCGCCCTCGGGGGTGGCCGCCGCCGTCAACGAGGCCGTGGTGCCGCGCAGCGCCTGGGGCGCCACGCCGCTCGCGGAGGACGACCGGATCGAGATCCTGACCGCGGTCCAGGGAGGCTGA
- the bfr gene encoding bacterioferritin, translating into MQGDPEIIEFLNEQLTGELTAINQYFLHAKLQEHHGWIKLAKHTRHESFDEMRHAEILTDRIIFLEGLPNYQRLFHIRVGQTVTEMFEADRQVEVEAIDRLRRGIVVMRAKQDITSANIFEDILKDEEDHIDYLDTQLALVEKLGEPLYLAQVVEQPDS; encoded by the coding sequence ATGCAGGGCGACCCCGAGATCATCGAGTTCCTCAATGAGCAGCTGACCGGCGAGCTCACCGCGATCAACCAGTACTTCCTGCACGCCAAGCTGCAGGAGCACCACGGCTGGATCAAGCTCGCCAAGCACACCCGGCACGAGTCCTTCGACGAGATGCGGCACGCCGAGATCCTGACCGACCGGATCATCTTCCTGGAGGGCCTGCCCAACTACCAGCGGCTCTTCCACATCAGGGTCGGCCAGACGGTCACCGAGATGTTCGAGGCCGACCGCCAGGTCGAGGTGGAGGCCATCGACCGGCTGCGGCGCGGGATCGTGGTGATGCGCGCCAAGCAGGACATCACCTCGGCCAATATCTTCGAGGACATCCTCAAGGACGAGGAGGACCACATCGACTACCTGGACACCCAGCTGGCGCTGGTCGAGAAGCTCGGCGAGCCGCTGTACCTCGCCCAGGTGGTCGAACAGCCGGACAGCTGA
- a CDS encoding GNAT family N-acetyltransferase — MTAQPTVTVTTWYLEQTSPDALRPSPAPPASVGLTVSRAEAAYPAFNRFLYTAVGGDWTWTDRLPWTHRQWEQYLNRDGMETWVAWVRSTPAGYLELSPTGPGEVEIAYFGLVPAFHGQRIGGHLLSLGLARAWDLADRWPALSPTRRIWVHTCDQDGPAALPNYESRGMTRYDTRTTQEPLTHPPGPWPHAYRDHPGSTPH; from the coding sequence ATGACCGCGCAGCCCACCGTCACCGTCACCACCTGGTACCTGGAGCAGACCTCCCCGGACGCCCTGCGGCCCTCCCCCGCGCCCCCGGCCTCGGTCGGCCTCACGGTGTCCCGCGCGGAGGCCGCCTACCCGGCGTTCAACCGGTTCCTCTACACCGCCGTGGGCGGCGACTGGACCTGGACCGACCGGCTGCCCTGGACCCACCGCCAGTGGGAGCAGTACCTGAACCGGGACGGCATGGAGACCTGGGTCGCCTGGGTCCGCTCCACCCCGGCCGGCTATCTCGAACTCTCCCCCACCGGCCCCGGCGAGGTGGAGATCGCCTACTTCGGCCTGGTCCCCGCCTTCCACGGCCAGCGCATCGGCGGCCACCTCCTCTCCCTCGGACTCGCCCGCGCCTGGGACCTCGCCGACCGCTGGCCCGCCCTCTCCCCCACCCGCCGCATCTGGGTCCACACCTGCGACCAGGACGGCCCGGCGGCACTGCCCAACTACGAGTCCCGCGGCATGACCCGCTACGACACCCGCACCACCCAGGAACCCCTCACCCACCCCCCGGGCCCCTGGCCGCACGCCTACCGCGACCACCCCGGCAGCACACCCCACTGA
- a CDS encoding GH1 family beta-glucosidase, with protein MNDLSALPDDFVWAAATAAYQIEGAVEEDGRSPSIWDTFSHTPGKVDNGDTGDIACDHYHRWPEDLGLMDRLGLGAYRFSIAWPRVMPEGGGAVNPAGLAFYDRLTDALLEAGITPYPTLYHWDLPQAQQDRGGWPERETAERFAEYASVVAGALGDRVTHWATLNEPLCSAWIGHLEGKMAPGLTDLTAAVRASYHLHLGHGLAVQALRAAVPGAQIGIVNNLSPCEPASDSDADRAAALRADGHTNRWWLDPIHGRGYPEDMVKLYGVELPVRAGDLETIAAPLDWLGLNYYFRQVVADDPTGPVPYARQMPGPDPRRTAMDWEVHGEGLETLLVRLSEEYGAQRVYVTENGSAYQDTVGPDGEVHDPERTAYLEEHLAACARAAARGVPVAGYFAWSLLDNFEWAYGYDKRFGLVHVDYETQRRTMKTSGRRYAELIAAHRTRTRSAV; from the coding sequence GTGAACGACCTCAGTGCGCTCCCCGACGACTTCGTCTGGGCGGCGGCCACCGCCGCCTACCAGATCGAGGGCGCCGTGGAGGAGGACGGCCGCTCCCCCTCCATCTGGGACACCTTCTCCCACACCCCGGGCAAGGTGGACAACGGCGACACCGGCGACATCGCCTGCGACCACTACCACCGCTGGCCCGAGGACCTCGGTCTGATGGACAGGCTCGGCCTCGGGGCCTACCGCTTCTCCATCGCCTGGCCCCGGGTCATGCCCGAGGGCGGCGGCGCCGTCAACCCGGCCGGCCTGGCCTTCTACGACCGGCTCACCGACGCCCTGCTGGAAGCCGGGATCACCCCCTACCCGACCCTGTACCACTGGGACCTCCCCCAGGCGCAGCAGGACCGGGGCGGCTGGCCGGAGCGCGAGACCGCCGAGCGGTTCGCCGAGTACGCGTCGGTGGTCGCCGGGGCGCTGGGCGACCGGGTCACCCACTGGGCCACCCTCAACGAGCCGCTCTGCTCGGCCTGGATCGGCCACCTCGAAGGCAAGATGGCTCCCGGCCTGACCGACCTCACCGCCGCCGTCCGGGCCTCGTACCACCTCCACCTGGGCCACGGCCTGGCCGTGCAGGCCCTCCGGGCCGCCGTCCCCGGTGCGCAGATCGGCATCGTCAACAACCTCAGCCCGTGCGAGCCCGCGAGCGACAGCGACGCCGACCGCGCCGCCGCGCTCCGTGCCGACGGCCACACCAACCGCTGGTGGCTGGACCCGATCCACGGGCGCGGCTACCCCGAGGACATGGTCAAGCTGTACGGGGTGGAACTCCCGGTCCGCGCGGGGGACCTGGAGACCATCGCGGCGCCGCTGGACTGGCTGGGCCTGAACTACTACTTCCGCCAGGTCGTCGCCGACGACCCGACCGGCCCGGTCCCGTACGCCCGCCAGATGCCCGGCCCCGACCCGCGCCGCACCGCGATGGACTGGGAGGTGCACGGCGAGGGCCTGGAGACGCTGCTGGTGCGGCTCTCCGAGGAGTACGGCGCGCAGCGGGTGTACGTCACCGAGAACGGCTCGGCCTACCAGGACACGGTCGGCCCGGACGGCGAGGTGCACGACCCGGAGCGGACCGCCTACCTGGAGGAGCACCTGGCCGCCTGCGCCCGCGCCGCCGCCCGGGGCGTCCCGGTGGCGGGGTACTTCGCCTGGTCGCTGCTGGACAACTTCGAGTGGGCGTACGGCTACGACAAGCGGTTCGGCCTGGTCCACGTCGACTACGAGACCCAGCGCCGCACCATGAAGACCAGTGGCCGCCGCTACGCCGAGCTGATCGCCGCGCACCGCACCCGCACCCGCTCGGCCGTCTGA
- a CDS encoding alpha/beta fold hydrolase, which yields MTPSVHHRTATVDGLEVFYREAGLSEAPAVVLLHGFPASSHMFRHLIPALADRYHVIAPDHIGFGFSAMPTVADFGYTFDALTDVTAGLLGRLGVETFAMYVHDYGAPIGWRLAVRSPERVTAIITQNGNGYTEGFVRSFWDGLFAYAAAPGPETEPGVRAALTLDITRWQYLNGVPDPTLVSPDTWTHDQALLDRPGNDEIQLKLFRDYPSNVDRYPELQEYFRAARVPLLAVWGAGDEIFGPDGARAFRRDLPDAEVHLLDSGHFALESHLDTIAGYIRGFLGRVLTR from the coding sequence ATGACCCCTTCCGTACACCACCGCACCGCGACCGTCGACGGCCTGGAGGTCTTCTACCGGGAGGCCGGACTGAGCGAGGCGCCGGCCGTCGTGCTGCTGCACGGCTTCCCGGCCAGCTCCCATATGTTCCGCCATCTGATCCCGGCGCTGGCCGACCGCTACCACGTCATCGCCCCGGACCACATCGGCTTCGGCTTCTCCGCGATGCCGACCGTGGCCGACTTCGGCTACACCTTCGACGCGCTCACCGACGTCACTGCGGGCCTGCTGGGCAGGCTGGGCGTCGAGACGTTCGCGATGTATGTGCATGACTACGGCGCCCCCATCGGGTGGCGGCTGGCCGTCCGCTCGCCGGAGCGGGTCACCGCGATCATCACCCAGAACGGCAACGGCTACACCGAGGGCTTCGTCAGGTCCTTCTGGGACGGGCTCTTCGCCTATGCGGCAGCACCCGGGCCGGAGACCGAACCCGGCGTCCGCGCCGCCCTCACCCTGGACATCACCCGCTGGCAGTACCTGAACGGCGTCCCCGACCCCACCCTGGTCAGCCCCGACACCTGGACCCATGACCAGGCCCTGCTGGACCGCCCGGGCAACGACGAGATCCAGCTGAAGCTCTTCCGCGACTACCCGTCCAACGTCGACCGCTACCCCGAGCTCCAGGAGTACTTCCGCGCCGCCCGGGTCCCCCTGCTGGCGGTCTGGGGAGCGGGCGACGAGATCTTCGGCCCCGACGGCGCCCGCGCCTTCCGACGCGACCTCCCCGACGCCGAGGTCCACCTCCTCGACTCCGGCCACTTCGCCCTGGAGAGCCACCTCGACACCATCGCCGGCTACATCCGAGGCTTCCTCGGCCGAGTCCTCACCCGGTGA
- a CDS encoding SGNH hydrolase domain-containing protein gives MIKAAAAAEHVATIDPYDWVCAPSGNCPIAVRNTMVYRDYGHRADKFVEALTPVMEQELLRLFGADLSRRPGA, from the coding sequence TTGATCAAGGCGGCAGCGGCCGCCGAGCACGTGGCGACCATCGACCCCTACGACTGGGTCTGCGCTCCGTCCGGAAACTGCCCGATCGCGGTGAGGAACACCATGGTCTACCGGGACTACGGCCATCGTGCGGACAAGTTCGTGGAGGCGCTGACCCCGGTGATGGAGCAGGAACTGCTGCGGCTCTTCGGGGCGGACCTGAGCCGGCGTCCCGGGGCCTGA
- a CDS encoding thiazole synthase produces the protein MADDVLTIAGTAFTSRLIMGTGGAPSLEVLEQALRVSGTELTTVAMRRVDPTVKGSVLEVLARNSIRVLPNTAGCFTAGEAVLTARLAREALGTDWVKLEVVADERTLLPDPVELLEAAETLVDDGFTVLPYTSDDPVLARRLEEVGCAAVMPLGSPIGSGLGIRNPHNFQLIVENAGVPVVLDAGAGTASDAAFAMELGCDAVMLASAVTRAQDPALMADAMRRAVEAGRLARRAGRIPRRFHAEASSPLAGRAELDHREMPAFQTF, from the coding sequence ATGGCGGACGACGTTCTCACCATCGCCGGGACGGCCTTCACCTCCCGGCTGATCATGGGTACCGGCGGTGCTCCCAGCCTGGAGGTGCTGGAGCAGGCGCTGCGGGTGTCCGGTACGGAGCTGACCACGGTGGCGATGCGCCGGGTCGACCCGACCGTCAAGGGGTCGGTGCTGGAGGTGCTGGCCCGCAACTCCATCCGGGTGCTGCCCAACACGGCGGGCTGCTTCACGGCGGGCGAGGCGGTGCTGACCGCCCGGCTGGCCCGGGAGGCGCTGGGCACCGACTGGGTGAAGCTGGAGGTGGTCGCGGACGAGCGCACCCTGCTGCCGGACCCGGTGGAGCTGCTGGAGGCGGCGGAGACGCTGGTGGACGACGGCTTCACGGTGCTGCCGTACACCAGTGACGACCCGGTGCTGGCGCGGCGGCTGGAGGAGGTGGGCTGCGCGGCGGTGATGCCGCTGGGTTCGCCGATCGGCTCCGGGCTGGGCATCCGCAATCCGCACAACTTCCAGCTGATCGTGGAGAACGCCGGGGTGCCGGTGGTGCTGGACGCGGGCGCGGGCACCGCCTCGGACGCCGCCTTCGCGATGGAGCTGGGCTGCGACGCGGTGATGCTGGCCTCCGCCGTCACCCGTGCCCAGGACCCGGCGCTGATGGCCGACGCGATGCGGCGGGCGGTGGAGGCGGGGCGGCTGGCCCGGCGGGCGGGGCGCATTCCGCGCCGGTTCCACGCCGAGGCGTCGTCGCCGCTTGCGGGCCGGGCCGAGCTGGACCACCGGGAGATGCCCGCCTTCCAGACGTTCTGA